The following is a genomic window from Halodesulfovibrio marinisediminis DSM 17456.
GATTTTGTTGACCGCATTGATCTTCGTAGTCTTGATTTTGTAACCATTGACGGGGCAGACGCACGTGACTTTGACGATGCAATTTATGTAGAAGAACAGCGTGATGGTTACCGTTTGTGGGTTGCTATTGCTGATGTAAGTCACTACGTGCAAGAAGATTCAGTTTTGGATCAGGAAGCTGTTGAGCGTGCGAACTCCTACTATTTTCCGCAGTCTGTTGAGCCTATGTTTCCTGTGGAATTATCCAACGGATTATGCAGCTTGAATCCTCGAGTTCCCCGTTTGGCAATGGTGGCAGAGACGTATTTTTATGCAGACGGCAGCTACGGTAAGTCAAAGTTTTATCCGGCAGTAATTCAGAGTAAAGCACGGTTGACTTATGAGCAGGTACAAAGTGCATTAGTCGATAAGAATGAAAAAGAGCGTGCAGTTGTCGCGCCTGTGTTACCGATGCTCGAGCGTGCAGAAGAGCTTGCTCATTTGTTAAGGCAGAAACGTATTGATCGTGGTAGCCTTGATTTTGATTTGCCTGAAGCAAAAATTACGTTCGATGTTGTTGGTGATCCCATTGCAATTGATCGTAGAATTCGTCACTTCTCCCATATGATGATTGAGGAATTTATGATTGCCGCAAACGAGGCAGTTGCACGATTCCTTACCAAGGTTGATGTACCGTTTCTGTATCGTGTTCACCCTGAACCAGAGCTTGATAAACTTTCTGGTCTGTTTAAGATGTTGCATCGTACGGACCTTGGTGAAGCTTTCCCAAGGGAACCATCTGCGGAGAACTTGCAGGCTGTACTGAAAATTGCTGAAGGAACGGAGCAGGAGTTTGTGGTTAACCGTCTGACTCTGCGAACTATGATGCAGGCACAGTACACGGCAGTACATCAGACTCATTATGGTCTTGCTTCGGATTGCTATTGTCACTTTACATCTCCAATCAGGCGTTATGCTGACCTTGTTGTTCACCGTGCGTTGAAGCATGCATTGAAGATGAAAGGTTACGAGAATATTCGTCCTGTGGATAGAATTCAGCCAATTAGTGATCACCTTAACAAGCGTGAACGTGTTGCTATGGAAGCAGAACGTGAAATTTTGAAGCGTATCACTGCACTGTACATGCTGAGCCATATTGGGGCAGAGTTTACAGGTGTTATTTCCGGCGTTTCAGATTTTGGCTTCTGGGTTGAGCTTGAAGAAGTTATGGCAGAGGGTATGGTTCGGTTGTCCAGCATTGATGATGATTACTATGTCTATCTTTCAGAGCGAAATGAACTTGTGGGCGAACGTACAGCACGCAGATTTGCGTTAGGACAAGTTGTAAAAGTTTGGCTTTATGATGTGAATGTAGGTCGAATGGAAATCAACTTTAAGTTGCGTGAAGAAGATTTTGAAGATCAGTAACTAATTAGATAATAAGAACAAGGCTTCACATGGTACCATGTGAAGCCTTGTTTTATCCAGTTCCCAATAACTCACGGGCTAGAGCTTCGCCCTGTTGTCCACCACCGGCCATGCGTTCATATTCTTCGCGAATACCTGTTTCAGAAAGGGCATTGCAGCTGGTAAAGGTTGCGCTGCCACTAACATCTTTGCGGACAAGGAAGTGTTTTTCTGCCCTTGCGGCAAGTTGTGGCCAGTGGGTGATAAGTAGCATCTGCTGACGCTCGGCAAGCATTGTCAAAGCATCCGCTACATAGTTGAGTGTGATGCCGCCGATGCCTGCATCAACTTCGTCAAAGATCAGGGTTGGTGTCTCGTCTTTGTTCATCAGGCCAACTACTGCAAGCAGGAATCGGGAGAGCTCACCGCCGGATGCGATTTTGTCTAATGGCTGTGGTGCTTGACCTGGGTTTGGTACCCATATGAGCCGTGCTTTGTGTTCGAAACATTCCGGATAAACCTCAGTCGAGGTGAATTCAAATTC
Proteins encoded in this region:
- the rnr gene encoding ribonuclease R, giving the protein MAKKKKKKSGECPISPKDLLGLFREVKRPIKMNDFYRFLNLSKRWRDDLEAMIEFLEKDGKIIRLRGGAWGLTKNLHLLPGKLQVQRSGVGFVLPKDKRRADIFVAPSAFGTAMHGDTVMVAVLPGKRGKNPDGRIVRVLERARDTITCRVIKKMGKDGYICRPTDSRLNFSILATGNALDRRPRKNELLVVEPSELVEGGLWAATIIESLGNEEEGSVQERLVKINNDIPTSFADGVIEAAKALPSVPSEEDFVDRIDLRSLDFVTIDGADARDFDDAIYVEEQRDGYRLWVAIADVSHYVQEDSVLDQEAVERANSYYFPQSVEPMFPVELSNGLCSLNPRVPRLAMVAETYFYADGSYGKSKFYPAVIQSKARLTYEQVQSALVDKNEKERAVVAPVLPMLERAEELAHLLRQKRIDRGSLDFDLPEAKITFDVVGDPIAIDRRIRHFSHMMIEEFMIAANEAVARFLTKVDVPFLYRVHPEPELDKLSGLFKMLHRTDLGEAFPREPSAENLQAVLKIAEGTEQEFVVNRLTLRTMMQAQYTAVHQTHYGLASDCYCHFTSPIRRYADLVVHRALKHALKMKGYENIRPVDRIQPISDHLNKRERVAMEAEREILKRITALYMLSHIGAEFTGVISGVSDFGFWVELEEVMAEGMVRLSSIDDDYYVYLSERNELVGERTARRFALGQVVKVWLYDVNVGRMEINFKLREEDFEDQ